One window of Chryseobacterium sp. JJR-5R genomic DNA carries:
- a CDS encoding histone H1, with protein sequence MKELIEKINAEFEAFTNEANQQTEKGNKAAGTRARKSALELSKLFKDFRKVSVEESKK encoded by the coding sequence ATGAAAGAACTCATCGAAAAAATCAACGCGGAATTTGAAGCTTTCACCAACGAAGCAAACCAACAGACAGAAAAAGGAAACAAGGCAGCAGGGACAAGAGCCCGTAAATCAGCTTTAGAACTGAGCAAGCTGTTCAAGGATTTCAGAAAAGTTTCTGTTGAAGAATCTAAAAAATAA